Below is a genomic region from Mustela lutreola isolate mMusLut2 chromosome 1, mMusLut2.pri, whole genome shotgun sequence.
GGACCTCTTGGACCTCTTCTGTGTTCTCAAAATTTAGAACTTCTCCCTTCACCTCTCAATTACAAGATTACTTAAGAATGGCTAAACATGAAGATCATTGTTACTGTCAACTATATAAGTTTTCAAAGTTGTTTCTGTGCCTATGTAACTCATTTGGTCAAGTTTGCCTTATATTTTGATGAACTGTCTATATATTATAATTTGAAAACCATTAAGGAAAAAGCCTGCTTAAAATTGTCTTTCACAAAAGCCTGAAATTTTCATTCTCCTTTAAATCCAAATATCCAGGGAGTTTGGAGTATTTTAAACTCTTGGTAACTTAGTATGTCTGAGATTACAGAAATTGAATAAAAAGGGATGGGGATTCTTGGTAGTCTGGAGAAGAGcatagaaataaagagaaaagtggTAAAGGGAAATTCTAGAGAGCAGATGCACAGCTTAGACTATCTGCCTTTTCTTGGGGAAAGCCTGTCTGTGCTGTATACACATTGATCTTCTGTAGAATGTGTTCGTCTGTTTCATAAAGATACGGCTGgtactaaataaaatatgttccatCCATTAATGAGACTGAGATGAGAAATTTCGGAATACATTAAGGGATTAAGCATGAGAAGTGACATGTGTATGTTTATTTCACAAGGCCAATGAAAAAGAAGATCCAGCCTATTGCCTGAATATTTACTGGCATCTATGTGCTTTCTGACTCCCTTTTGTTGACTCCTCTACACCTTTTCCAATAGATTGGCATAAGAATTACAAGGGGTGATTTTGTGActttttctctgattcttctAGACCATATGTAATAGATTTCTTATACCTACCAGTTCTATCTAGATGTAAAATTAGATAAaggttttatgaaaataaaacctCAGCCTCATGATAATAGCAACATAATGGAAGTATATGTAGCATGATAGATTAAAGACTTTCACAACTGCtgacagaaagaggaaaattgaataaggaaaaaaagacagcagtGATAACCCATGAGCAATGGGTGTCACAGGGGTCAGAAAATAGAGAATATATGTGTCAGTTTCAGATCTGTAACCTTCAGTTCTTACCATCCACGTACCACTGGTTCTAATCTCTTTTTTGCTTTGGTGATATTTATGTGAACATCACTGAACTCAAGATGATAGTCTTCCTTGACTAAAGCACAGGGTACAAAGGAAAGGTAATCGGGTCCTGCATATTCTTTAGCTTTCTAATTGGAAAAAGCTGCTGGGTATCAATGTTTAATGATTATTGACATAGAATAAAATCAGACAGTAAAAAAGTAGGAATTGGCAGTAAGAAACTACGAAGGGCAgatgttgttttttctttttttctttttttttccccaagattttatttgagagggagggagggggagcaagcaaaagagagagaaagagagagagagagagagagagagagaatgagcacaagaccagagggtgggagaagcagactccctgctgagcagagaggctgactcagggcttgatcccaggacactgggatcatgttctaaaccaaaggcagatgattaacctaCTGAGTGACCTAGGCCCCAGATGTTGGATTTTCTTTCATCTCCCAGACATCTATTATGTTGTTTTCTCTAATAATTCTATCTAGGTATACAGCTGGAGTGGCAATAATGCTATCTACTTGAATAGTGAAGAATTAACTTACCCAGATCTGGCTTTTATCCATGTTCTTGGGAGCTAACCTtgaaacccttggaatttcccatGGAATAggattgtctttgtttttcatggTGGACACTTTGGATCACAACTGCTAGTTTAATGCTAACAGAGATTACTCAAGATGGGAGCTGACGTGGAAAGACCAGCCATGTGATTAGAGAGTTGAGGTTTTGGGCCCTGAGAAATCAGCTTGACCTCCAGGGATGGGATGGGAGATTGAGTCCAAGCATGTGGGCAATAATTGAGTTAATTGCATCTAAATAATGAAGTCTTAACAAAAGCTGCACACTGAAGCTCAGGCGAGCTTTTGGGTTGACAGAATTCTGCATATTGCCACCTATTGAGGTCTAGAGGATAATAATGCATTCTGGAGGCTTTAGTAGCTGCAGGTTGAGAAACCTTGCAGTTCAGATTCTGCCCTTTGCTTCTCTTCTTTAGTTGGTTCTGATCTGTATCCTTTTGCtctaataaaattataatcatgAACATCACACTTCCCTAAGTTCCGCAAATCTTCCTAGCAAATTTTTAAACCTAAGGAACCTGCAAATTTGCAGCCAAATGGTTGAAAGTGAGACTGGCTTTAAGGACCTCTGAACTTGGGATTGACGTTTGGGTTTTTGGGCAAACTTGACTATCTGAAGGACTGTGTCCTTTACTGCAAGTTTGGCTAACTGAGTGttactatttattgaatgtctactaTATCCCAGATgatgattaaataattaaaacctgTTATCATTGTGTGAGTCAACCACTAAGATGACTGCCAGGAATCCTTATCTcctgtatttgttcatttatgtaATCATTTCATATTAGAACTTACTTCCTCATTAGGACTGAACTTTATAACCACTCGAGGATGGCTGAAGTGAAGATGTATGGCTTCTAAGGCTTCTACTTCCCTTTTGGTTTCTTCAATCACTTGTTCTGGAACAGCCGTCTGTCATGATATGGGGACACTAAAACAGCCCCATGGAGGGACTCACTTGAAAAGAAATTGTGATTTGGGCCAGTAGCCAACTCCAACTTGCTTAAAATGTGACTGAGCTACTTTCAAATGAATCCCCCAGCCTCACCAGGCGTTTTGATGACTATAGCCTCAGCAAAATCTGAGTGTAACCATATAAGAGACCCCAAGTAAGAATTGTGCAGCTGAGCCTTTCCTGAATTTCTGATCCACAGATTCCAAGAGCATAATAGATGATTGTGTTATGCCACTAATTTCAAGGCTAATTTGTTATGCATCATTAGATAAACAAAGTAATCATTTTCTATATTTCAGCTCATTTAATCTAAACGTGAGTCTCTCAGATTGTTATTGTTGCCAACAATTTACCGATATCACCAAGAAATACCCTTGACATTTAGCCAGTTTCCtggacttattttatttacattctcaGTGTTTTGAACAGTTGTCCATTCTCTGCCTGTGCAGTCCTCAGTAACACTGCATTTCTctcgttttgtttgtttggctggGTTTGGTGTTGTTGTAGTTCAGTTTCAGCTTTTTGTAGTTCagttcaggcttttgtctcttggtttcctttgagtatttttcttttctttctactgcAAACGTTTATATATGCCAGTGCTCAAACCTtggccttctcttctctaacGTCATCATTTTCCTAGTGATTTCACCCAGTTCCCGACTTTTAATATGATGATGATtcctatttattcattctatcaTTTTATTAGTTTTCCCTATAACCATCAATCTTCCTGCCTCCTCACAGCTCCATTTCAATAAATGATGGGTTTTTCAGAAGTAATCTGATCAAAAAAAATAACTATCTATTAATATCACCTCCCCTGCACTTCAACAGAAATCTCTTCTTCACCCAGTTCCCCTCAGTCTTCTTAATACCCTATTAACCACACTGTTATGACCAAAAGAATCCTCTTTATTGCttcttttccttataacctgtggTTAAACTGTCAATTTGCCAATTCTTTGTTGGCTCTGccccaaaatatatttcaaatccTATCATCACCGTGTTCACTACTAACTTCCTGGAACCAAGATACCATCACCTCTTGCTGAAACTAGTCCAGTAGGCTCCTAATTTCTTTCCTGGCTGTTTTACTTCCTGAGCATAGTCCATTCTTCATATAGTTGTAGTCAGAGAGGTgctaaagtaaagaaataaactgTATCAAATCATAGCCATCAGAAAATACTAAACTTTCTTGTAACACTAGGAAATTCCAAATGTTGTTGTACTATGACTTCTAAGGCCTTACGTGATTGTTCCCCGAATATCATTTCTGTCTTAATCTCACTTTTCACTCTGGCAAGATTAATTTTAGTAACCTTTCTATAATGTGCCAAtgcccaaaaggaaaaaaaaaaaagtgccaaggCTATTCCCACCtttaatcttttgtttttcttattactcGTATATAACCCATTTCCTAAGAGTATCACCTGGCTGTCTCCTTCTCATTATTTTGATCTCAGCCAAGTATTACTGCTTTTGGAAGGCATTTCCTGATTTCTCCATTTAatgactttgttcttctcttaCTTGAGAGTTACctatttacataatatttaataGTAATGATTTTATAGCATTTGACAGAATTTGAAATTATGACTATAATTAATTTGCTTCTTGTAACTCCCCACCCCCTGTGCAATAACTAGTGTGTTAGCTCCCTGATGCCAGGAGACCTGTGCATACCAGAAAATACCATAGTATTTTTTGTGCTCATGGGGTagttaaatattttcagaataaatgCATAAGTTCAAAGagctaagtaacttgtccaaaattacatatgtataaaGCATGATTCCAAGCTTTTCTGTGTGACTACAAAAATGCCccagatttttaaatatcaccATATTAAACAACAAAGGCATTTCCATTGTTAATGGTGGCTCCATTGTTAATGGCAGAAGGGTAGTTTGCTAGATTTGTTCATTGGCATCACTAACtgttccccttctttttcttttcttttcttttctctctctctctctcttttaagatttattacagagagagaggaggggcaggggaagagaaagaatcttgaagcagacttcccactgagtacagagcctaaCTCCTTTAgaacaagaccctgagatcatgacccaagcagacaTCAAGAGCCTgctgctaaaccaactgagccacccagacatccttgtTCCCCTCCTTTTAATGTTCTCTCCTACGTATGGAAGTTGAGAGCAGAATTTACAGTGAAGTAGACATAGGTTCAAAGGATAGCTGTTCTCTTAAAAGCTGtataaacatggggtgcctgggtggctcagtgggttaagtctctgcctttggctcaggtcatgatctctgggtcctgggatagggccctacatcaggctccctgctcagtggggagcctgtttcccctctctctgtgcctctctaccatcttgtgatctctctctctgtcaaataaataaataaaatcttaaaaaaataaaaaaagctacaTAAACTTAGGGAAATTGTTCACCTGCAAAACTTATTTTTCTCAATAATAAATTTGGTTTCAATAGTATTTCTTGCATAAGGTAGGGAGAATCAAAAGTGAAAATGTTATTTGCCTTATGCAATGCTAGCcacacaataaacatttattttttttattttttatttttttatattaaatgaaaagcttttattgggaaaaaaacaaaacaaaacaaaaacacgactgtttatttatttctcagtaaTGGCATCTTTGTGGGGAAGAACAAAAGGGGGTACCAGGAATCACATCCCTCTGGGGCAGGAGGCTCAAGCTGTCCACAatcccctgtccctccccatctGGGacacttgggggtgggggcagaggactgaaagggaagaagcagggtATGATTGATAAAGCTAATGAGTattcacaagtaagcagagaggcaggcagagagagagagaagcaggctcctcaccgagcagagaacccgatgcggggctcgatcccaggaccctgagaccacgacccgagccgaaggcagaggctctatccactgagccacccaggtgcccccacaataaacatttaaatgcTCGTGCCTTCCTCATCATGGTTGATATAAATCTTTTTtacttaaatcctttttttttttgcactattTATTGTCTTAATTGTGATAtcaatatctatctatatgtatgtatgtgtgtgtatacatattagCTTGTAAATTCTGGCAGAAACTAAGACCTAGCTCTATTTGTCACTATGTGGATAAAATGTCTCTAGGACAGAGCTATGATTCCAACATTCTATCATGGTGTTTGATGTACTAATAGTTGATGAATGAACCGATGGATTAGTTGGTAACCTATAACTCCCTAATATTTAGTTAAACATGATTTGCTAATTAGAGGTCTTTAGTCAAGGAATTACAGCCATCAGCCTCCTCTCATCCCCTGCAGCACCCTCAACCAACACTTCCTTCTGGAACAAGCTTCAATACCATTACATAACTCTCCATTTTTCTACaaagccatttgatttttttttttttaactccagccAAATCCCACAAATGTCAATGTTAAAGTCAAAGTGCATTTTACTTACAATTTGTCTGTTTGGTTTTTACAGCCTGTAAATTGTTGCTTGGTCATCAAGGTGACTAACGGTTCATCTTGCACAGAAGTGTAATatccaggtctttttttttttttttttttaactgacaataTATTACTTTTTGGCATCAGCAAATCCCAATTGATTTTAGGCACAAATTAAATGCCCTGATGGTTGTAATATAGTGATTTATCACCAGAGTCAGCAGTGATTTTGCTTTGCAATGGATTTAAGTAGAGGGTTGAGAGAAAACTCCACCTCCAACGGTGGAGGGTTGAAAATCTCAAGGGTGCAGGCACTTAAGTGTGAACATTTCATAAAGGTTCCAGAGAAGAGAACTATCAAGTTTTACTGTCAAGAGAGTTTTGGGGAAATTGAGTTATTGAAAGCAGAGGACGACAACTAAGTATGATTAAGCCAAGATCTATACTGTCAAAGTTGCATGTATGCTTTgttgctttggatttttttcctgtgatcactgagagaaaaaaaacactgtTTTGTCAACGCTCAGGAAGTGTCTGCTCTTGCTTGGATCATGAAATAAGTTGCAACTTGCTTTACAGGGTCCTAAATAAAGGAAATCTAGGCAGTTGGgagaacaaaataatttcagtagTACTGTATTCAGAAACAGCACGTGTCAGTCAGATCATTTTAGTTGTCATTAATTGATAGGGAATCTGGTTTCAAAATGGCTTACATAAACCAAATAACTGGCTTCTATTCAGAAGAACACACCCATACATTCAACACTTTTGAAGAAGAAGGGATTCTTACTTTTTTCAGATCATTTCATCATTATTAAAGTGAtgagtattttatttctctatgtaGTAATGGAGGCTTGCTTAATGcattaatgtttgtttttttagttccTCACATTAAAAGTATGGTAGGCTAAATTTGAGGGTATGATATCTTCTGCATtactggaggttaggacttcagtGTATGAATTTTGGTGAAGATACAATTTAGCCCCATAATACCCTCACAGCTCCAGCAACAAGAGAAGAATATGATCTTACTAAGAGATCATTATCTCTGAGGTACTGGGGGCTTCTGGCCTCAGGCACAGCTTGATTTAGGACCCAGATCATACCGGCATAtttcagctttatttcttttgaatcGGCTCTGTTCTCCTGTTCAGCAAGAACTTTAGGCCTTTGGTGAAGCTGATCATCTTTTTGATAGCCATATATCATGGATGACTGTTCTTTCTGTGGCATCGTGTTGGCCAGAGTGGGAGGGGAGGTTAGAATTTATAAACCTAACCAACACAATTCCCAGAACTGGTTTGGATTATCCTAACTGGTGGAATGTGTTAATCTTTGAAAACCTGTCTGTATGGGAGGGGGTGTGTATGGAGTTCTGCTACTCGTCATTGGCTAGCCTAGGTCCTTTCTGGCTGTACTTCTGTGTCTTGGTAGCAAAATTAGTTTTATCAGCAGAACATGTGTAATGTGCAAAAAAGGGTTTTTTCTCAGAGTAAATTCAGAAAGTATTATAAAAGCAGGATTAATGGTTatattgaagtttaaaaaaaaagaaaaataaactaaactGGGGATGATAATCACTAGTAGCCATGGAAGGACAAGACACATCcattttatctaatttatttaAAGCATTTGGATGTTTTTGACAGCCCAAATCTAGTGACAAGTGGTAGGGGAAAAAGACATTAGGagatttggtaaatttttatcTCAAATGTGTGTTCCCTTTGAAGTATCTACTCTTAGATTTTAAAGGCTTAGTTAAATGTCATTACATTTTAGTACTTTTAAAAGCCTTTTCTCTAGCAGTGtttcagtataattttatttcctttttgaggaGCTTTTATTTTCCTAGCGTATGACATGAGAATCAGGTATAGATAAATATAAGTAACTATGGAAATGCTTAAAATACATACCCATAGTCACAACAGACtgggaaataaaatggaataatgaaGTTAATTACCATCATTATGATTATGAATATCTGTCTATATATTGGTGATGGGAGGTAAATTGACATGTGAACTTTTATTATCGCATTTATCTCTGATTCTTcagaataaaatcatattttaagagtcagaaaactcaaaaatgaCAGATTTTGAACTATGTCTTCTATCCATTGCCTTCTCAGATAAGAGTACTTGTCTTAGAGGCTGCAACCATAGGAATGCAGGTGGTAAAAGAAAATGCTCAGGTTAGAGACAAGATCTATTCAATActcattaaaaaatggataaaaatgtaaaatgagggATTCCAATACTACTTTCATGGCATTTGTACAGAAAGACTGCACTTAGTTTCAATAATGCTAAACAATATTCAGTTCAGTAATAGGTATTGATTAAGTCAATCGGGATCATATTCCACGgatttcataatttaaattaCGCTATTTCTGCATTAACATGAACTGCCTTGTGAATctgttgctattatttttatttctattcaaatTATGTCCCCTGTGGTAGCTTCATCCAAGTTTGCCTGAGACATCGTGATTTGATCCTTCTTATCTTTGAAAGAATTCTTCTGATCTGGTCGTTTGAGGTATTCCTGACTCCCTTTTATATGTCCCATCCCACAGCCCCCAAAATGAGCTATTTCTTTAAGGAACCCTTCAACTCTTAATGGAAAATGCTATGGAGAGACCAGAATCTATATTCAAGgagtatactttatttttatgagcTAGACATCTTTTACCATAACTATTAGTTCATGTGAAGGATACTCTTTTGCTTAGTGGAAATCTTATACTAGTAGGTGATATGTTTCTAGAATGCCAATAATCAGAAGTCTGATTTATTAAAGTAAAACATGTTAATAAGGAGACagtttatttttgagttttgCTAGAGAGTCAGTTTCTCAGGGTTCATTTATTTAGGGAGTCTGAACTGGGACAGTAGTAGATCTTGTAATTTTGGTATATTTCTAGGGCTAAGTAGCTTTTCCTTCCTGCAAAACAGTGATCAGGAATCAAGAACCATTCTATTCACTTCTATCGGACTTCATCTGCAGTGCCTATAATGGAAGAAGATACTCCTTCTTTGAGATGCTCATGTTTGTCAATGTTCCAAACTGCCATAAAGTGATGTTCATCACTGCCTATAATCTGGGATTTCATAAACCACAGACCAAACTTTATCATTGTTAGTGGCAGGGTCAGGTGTCAGCTGGCCTTTTCCTGTGGCCAAGAGTCTGTCTCTTAAGCAAAGATTTGACCAAATGCATTTGTTTAGAGTTGTTCTGATATAGAATTAGTAATTTAATCGGATTTTTAGACCAGAGTTACTATACAACTTCAAAGGCATTTTATATTTGAAGCTATATTACCATGTCTGTTCCTATAACATCTGTATCTATAACGTCTATATCTATTCCTACATGGAATCGATTTGTTGACAGATATTGTACAAAAGTCCTGTCTTTGGAACTTTGTACAGAGACATGACTGTGACCCTATGGGATCTAAAATATACACACGTTcttattaataacattttttacatATTATTAACCAAAGAAGGTTGGGCTTGCTTAATGATGagatatttttttcacattgtgAAGTAAACAGGGGAGCTTTCTTAATATTGAGCTAATTACTAACCTGGAAAGTGCCTGTTACTCGATTATGTCAAGCATTCCTCTTTTTATATGATGAAGAAGCAAATATGTATTGTGACCTGGTGCCTTCTCACAAAGCTATTAagtataaaagatattttaacagttttatagTTATGAATCTAGATCCTGAATATTAAATAACTTAATCAAAATTTTATCACCATATGTAAGATCTGGAGATCAGATAAAAGTGACTAGGAATAAGAATGGTTATATGCACTGTTTAAAAAGGCACGATAACACATTTTTAGGGATTCTATCTttgtttattaaatgtttattaaaacatGGCTTCGCCCTTTGGCGGGGCGGGTGTGGGCGCCCGCGGCGGCGGCAGAGCCCGGCGCGGGCGTGCGGGGATGGGGTCACGGTGGACGTGCGCCAGGTGTACAAGTACCCCTTCAAGCAGGTGGTCGCCAGCTTCCTCCGCAAGTATCCCAACCCCATGGATAAAAATGTCATCTCTGTGAAAACCgtggaggaaaagagagatgtgTCAACAGGGATCATCTATAGAAAGAGGATTGCAGTCTGTCAGAATGTGGTTCCAGAAATTTTAAGGAAGGTGAGCATTTTAAAGGTACCTAGTATCCAATTGGAAGAGGAATCCTGGCTCAATCCTCAGGAGAGAAACATGGCTATTTGGAGTCACTGCCTTACGTGGACACAATATGCATCCATGAAGGAAGAGTCTGTCTTCCGGGAAAGTATGGAAAATCCAAATTGGATGGAGTTTATTCAGAGAGGCAGGATTTCAATTACAGGGGCTGGCTTTCTCAACTGTATTCTGGAAACTTTTGCCAGCACATTCTTAAGACAGGGTGCCCAGAAGGGAATTAGAATAATGGAGATGCTGCTGAAGGAGCAGTGTGGTGCCCCGTTAGCTGAATAAAGAATCATCAGGGACCTGTGTTGTGCTACTTTTGCTCGAGAATCACTTCTTGGCCAGAACCCATCACTGATGCAGTTTTCCAAAAATGGGCTTAAGGAGACAGTGTCAGCAGCTTAAAGAAGAGGAGACCTTCCTGCCAGGGTGTGAAGCTCTTGGACAGGAGGCCTTCTAGATGGATTTTTATGGCACAGTGTCTTTATGatttacaaataaaggaaaaaacccattaaaaacaaaaacaaaaacatggcttCAAAGGCCCACAGGCACATGGAAAGATCCTgtacatcactagtcatcagggaattgaaaatcaaaatcacaatgacataccagtcagaatgacttatcaaaaagacaaaatatagtgagtgttggtgaggatgtggagaaaaggaaaccctcataCACTagtggtaggaatgtaaactgatgtAACCACTATGAAAagaagtatggaggttcctaaaaaaaaaaa
It encodes:
- the LOC131822140 gene encoding PRELI domain-containing protein 2-like produces the protein MDKNVISVKTVEEKRDVSTGIIYRKRIAVCQNVVPEILRKVSILKVPSIQLEEESWLNPQERNMAIWSHCLTWTQYASMKEESVFRESMENPNWMEFIQRGRISITGAGFLNCILETFASTFLRQGAQKGIRIMEMLLKEQCGAPLAE